The Bacteroidales bacterium sequence AAAAATATTGAGACCAACAAAAAGCAGAATATACTTCTATCGCTGAATATTGAAAGCAATAAGGACAATGCACTTGATCAATACGATAAGTATATCACTGACAGTTATGTCATCAATTCGGAAGGCGAGCGATTAGAAGGAGTAGATGCTTTTTCCGTTGATCTGAGCAAGGAAATTGTAAAACCTTTTGAAGAGCGCAGGCTCCCGATATATGTTGGGACGGTAGGTGACAGCACCCAATATATCATTCCTATTCGGGGAAAAGGATTGTGGGGACCGATATGGGGATATATTGCACTTAAAAGCGACTACAACACCATTTACGGAACGAATTTTAGTCATGACAGTGAAACCCCCGGTTTGGGCGCGGAAATTGCGACCAGGCAATTCCAGAAGCAGTTTATAGGGAAGAAAATTTTTAATGAGGAGGATGAATTTGTGTCCGTTGATGTGG is a genomic window containing:
- the nqrC gene encoding NADH:ubiquinone reductase (Na(+)-transporting) subunit C, which translates into the protein MKQFSNTYIFIFSLLMVVTVATILSVVAMQLQPMQKKNIETNKKQNILLSLNIESNKDNALDQYDKYITDSYVINSEGERLEGVDAFSVDLSKEIVKPFEERRLPIYVGTVGDSTQYIIPIRGKGLWGPIWGYIALKSDYNTIYGTNFSHDSETPGLGAEIATRQFQKQFIGKKIFNEEDEFVSVDVVKGGAPSGAPHAVDGVSGGTITSKGVDSMLEDVIGAYVPYLKEMRNKKS